One genomic region from Bacillota bacterium encodes:
- a CDS encoding ParB N-terminal domain-containing protein has protein sequence MSGREKCLFRFRLLRLCGLKAHEHVDQRHLLELADEIRRDGELRQPVLVDERSMVILDGHHRVAALKRLGCLLVPSYLVDYSDDQITVWPRRPDIPITKQNVVRMGLNGTLYPPKTSRHEWPLIPPPAPVPLERLGRDPRALRGSSAGP, from the coding sequence ATGAGCGGCAGGGAGAAGTGCCTCTTCAGGTTCCGGCTGCTCAGACTCTGCGGCCTGAAGGCGCACGAACACGTGGATCAACGCCACCTCCTCGAGCTTGCCGATGAGATACGCCGTGACGGCGAGCTGAGACAACCGGTCCTGGTCGACGAGAGATCGATGGTAATACTCGACGGGCACCACCGTGTGGCAGCTCTCAAACGCCTTGGCTGCCTGTTGGTCCCATCTTACCTGGTCGATTACTCGGACGACCAGATCACAGTGTGGCCGCGCCGTCCGGACATTCCAATAACGAAACAGAATGTCGTCCGCATGGGATTGAACGGCACCCTATACCCACCGAAGACGTCCCGCCACGAGTGGCCGTTAATCCCCCCACCCGCGCCCGTCCCACTGGAGCGGCTGGGGAGAGACCCTCGGGCCCTGCGAGGCAGCAGTGCGGGTCCGTGA